A single genomic interval of Portunus trituberculatus isolate SZX2019 chromosome 41, ASM1759143v1, whole genome shotgun sequence harbors:
- the LOC123516721 gene encoding uncharacterized protein LOC123516721, giving the protein MSPDLPYAATPGSHASQVSISVFSDSVQCRNDWEHFNCEGNYHLNEANDLHLSDTRPSALTEAEPRPAHFLLRWLALLSPWLPQSRGLVLSAATLSLPRSDSRHCCAPDAPSPPAPPSPTTSTPPTRAELCCPALATRDEGTSTHLGTLDTWRPRQDWVNCYLEGSMKSPMRATCCLRPGSKCSSSTVLLWLLYACGRAQADALGLEGAELGQYVLQQQAIERDQRATEREEKRLLAEREERAAERDFQLAKLQAEKEIQLARSTGQGKVSTSSCENVRGPKLPTYQEGDDISNFLVRFERVAELLQIDKDSYAARLGCLLTGKATELYTSLSADITEDYALLKKALLTGFSKTADNYRLEFRQARIRVGENYQQFSVHLTRLFQAWSEASDVAHTFEGLKKFILLDQFLTNLSPDLRVFIKERRPTDLPDAVRLADDWSSARHAYPKAYSSSSRGTSKAASGVSPTSSQGDSSKSSVQSTPKKITCHQCGEDGHIRPRCPKNPAPSRIGKRSVPNYSVSGTINGSWSSNIIRDTGCSCVVVSEEVLPDVDVESCPKISLADYLGRVDKFPVVKCYVRCPFYTGWTEVVRAPIKFAGALIGNIPGVMDPQVSNPSPAPLPDSSRASLSSELQPEVSTSASTVSSADQVHAVTTRAGRMKRLHPLVLPELQPLSMTPQEFNQLQASCPSLTGVRQKASTGEVEKARNGSSFQYLYVNGLLYRKCLTSQLPNKVGQQCLVVPSECRQIILSVAHESPLAGHFSHRKTELKIYEHFFWPGMGADIRAYCRSCDKCQRMSSKGRVRPVPLQPLPVITEPFSRVAIDLVGPLSPPSSEGHRHILTLIDFATGFPEALPLKDIDSVSVAEALLVIFARVGIPREILSDRGTQFTSSLLSELHKLLGVKPIFTTPFHPSGNGRIERLHGPLKAALRKLCADKPRRPLTVLKELWDNQDIQGEERTSFQYVLELRNKLSECAQLAAQAADVSTARYKSYFDLKSQDRKFNPGDEVLVLLPSHTSKLLVAWNGPYKVLERRGNVDYLIDEPRGPKLYHANLLKRYHRRAVVNRLHVLDEIQSLETSEPQDSTVPVVEEKLPDASSTELPITADEWLDSSPPSMPEINPSLPWEQRGDIEDLLLDYRDVFSTTPGCTSTIMHDIVLTTTNRIQARLYPVPIHLRPHFDEEVDSLLEQGIIQLSSSPHCSPVVMVRKSDGSYRMAIDYRKLNSVTVFHAEPSCNMEEDLHMFAGAKYFSEIDLCKAYYQIPLTDRAKPLTAFPTHRGLMEFCRLPFGLVTACATYVRLMRLVLAGLPNISFYFDNIFVHSSDWPQHISALRATLERLRSHNLTAKPSKCRFGVHSIHYLGFVLDGEQLRPQNSKMEALCRITPPLSKKALRSFLGMIAFYRMFIPQASDYTGPLSDLLKKGVREPLAWDETALSCFNHLKQVLSSTPVLQVPDCGSPFILRSDASSHGLGSVLLQYHQGVPHPVAYASRKLLDREKRYSTIERECLAVVFGVLRFDYYLRGREFILEVDHKPLLYLETFKGKNDRVLRWALSLQAYRFRVVHIAGKDNVGADLMSRLPA; this is encoded by the exons CAACGCCACCTACAAGGGCGGAGCTGTGCTGCCCCGCCCTCGCCACACGAGACGAAGGGAC CAGCACCCATCTTGGAACCCTTGACacgtggcgacctcgccaggattggGTCAACTGctatttggaagggtctatgaagtcGCCCATGCGCGCCACTTGCTGTCTGCGGCCCGGAAGCAAGTGTTCATCCTCTACCGTTCTTCTGTGGCTCCTGTATGCCTGCGGTAGG GCTCAGGCCGATGCTTTGGGTCTTGAGGGTGCTGAGCTTGGTCAGTATGTTCTACAACAACAAGCTATTGAGAGGGACCAGCGAGCTaccgagagagaagagaagcggctcctagcagagagagaagaaagagctgCTGAGAGAGACTTCCAACTTGCTAAGCTTCAAGCTGAGAAGGAGATACAGCTCGCCCGCAGCACCGGTCAAGGAAAAGTGAGTACTTCTTCCTGTGAGAACGTCAGAGGACCGAAGTTGCCAACTTATCAAGAGGGAGATGATATAAGCAACTTCCTCGTGCGCTTTGAAAGGGTGGCTGAACTACTCCAGATTGATAAGGATAGCTACGCTGCAAGACTTGGGTGTCTCCTCACGGGTAAGGCTACTGAACTGTATACGTCGTTGTCTGCTGACATAACTGAAGATTACGCTCTTCTGAAGAAAGCTCTCCTCACTGGGTTCAGTAAGACCGCCGACAACTACCGTCTGGAGTTCCGCCAAGCCAGGATTAGGGTTGGGGAAAATTATCAGCAGTTCTCTGTCCATCTGACTCGACTGTTCCAGGCATGGTCGGAGGCATCTGATGTCGCCCACACTTTTGAAGGTCTTAAAAAATTCATCCTGCTTGACCAGTTTTTGACTAATCTTTCTCCAGATTTGAGGGTTTTCATCAAGGAGCGTCGGCCGACAGACCTTCCCGACGCAGTAAGGCTTGCCGACGACTGGTCATCTGCCCGTCACGCCTACCCGAAAGCCTACTCTTCTAGTTCCCGAGGAACTTCTAAAGCTGCCTCTGGGGTAAGCCCTACATCATCTCAAGGTGACTCCAGCAAGTCCTCTGTCCAGTCCACCCCTAAGAAAATTACGTGCCACCAGTGTGGAGAAGACGGCCATATTCGGCCGCGCTGCCCTAAGAATCCCGCGCCTTCAAGGATTGGGAAGCGG AGTGTCCCAAACTATTCTGTCTCGGGCACCATTAACGGATCTTGGAGCTCGAACATCATCCGTGACACTGGCTGCTCGTGTGTGGTAGTCTCAGAAGAGGTGCTTCCAGACGTAGATGTGGAGAGTTGTCCCAAGATTTCCCTAGCTGACTACTTGGGAAGAGTAGACAAATTCCCAGTTGTAAAGTGCTACGTGCGCTGCCCCTTCTACACTGGTTGGACTGAGGTGGTGAGAGCTCCTATAAAGTTTGCTGGCGCTCTGATAGGAAACATCCCGGGAGTTATGGATCCCCAGGTCTCTAATCCTTCTCCAGCTCCTCTTCCTGATTCCAGCAGGGCATCCTTGTCATCAGAGCTGCAGCCGGAGGTTTCTACCAGTGCTTCGACTGTGTCTTCGGCTGACCAAGTACACGCTGTTACCACCCGTGCcggaaggatgaaaagactGCATCCTCTGGTACTTCCAGAACTTCAGCCTCTCTCCATGACCCCTCAAGAGTTCAACCAACTGCAAGCCTCGTGTCCTTCCTTAACTGGGGTACGACAGAAAGCCTCTACGGGAGAAGTTGAGAAAGCCAGGAACGGGTCGTCCTTCCAGTACCTGTACGTCAATGGGCTTCTCTACCGCAAGTGCCTCACTTCTCAGCTTCCAAATAAGGTAGGCCAACAATGCCTGGTTGTCCCAAGTGAGTGTCGCCAGATCATACTCTCAGTGGCCCACGAGAGTCCCTTGGCTGGACATTTCTCTCACCGCAAGACTGAGTTGAAAATTTATGAACATTTCTTTTGGCCAGGTATGGGAGCGGATATCCGTGCCTACTGCCGCTCTTGTGACAAGTGCCAACGGATGTCATCAAAGGGCCGGGTGCGTCCTGTCCCTCTTCAGCCCCTACCTGTGATCACCGAGCCTTTTTCCCGAGTCGCCATTGACCTCGTTggacctctttctcctccatcttccgaGGGCCAtagacacattcttaccttaatAGATTTTGCAACTGGGTTTCCAGAGGCCCTGCCACTTAAGGACATAGACTCAGTATCAGTAGCTGAAGCCTTACTAGTGATATTTGCACGTGTAGGAATTCCTAGAGAAATCCTCTCTGATCGAGGAACTCAGTTTACCTCCAGTCTGTTATCAGAGTTACATAAGCTGCTTGGTGTTAAACCTATTTTCACAACTCCTTTCCATCCCAGTGGCAATGGACGCATAGAGAGGCTCCATGGTCCTCTCAAGGCAGCTCTGCGCAAGCTCTGTGCTGACAAACCCAGGA GACCTCTCACGGTGTTGAAGGAGTTGTGGGATAATCAGGACAtccagggagaagaaagaaccaGCTTCCAATACGTCCTGGAACTTCGAAACAAGTTGTCAGAATGTGCCCAGCTTGCTGCTCAAGCAGCTGATGTAAGTACTGCCCGTTACAAGTCCTATTTTGATCTTAAATCTCAGGACAGGAAGTTTAATCCAGGTGACGAGGTACTAGTTCTTCTTCCCAGCCACACAAGCAAGTTATTGGTAGCATGGAATGGTCCATACAAGGTCCTTGAAAGACGTGGTAATGTTGATTACCTTATAGACGAGCCTCGTGGGCCTAAACTATACCACGCCAATCTACTTAAAAGATACCATCGACGAGCAGTTGTTAACAGGCTCCATGTTCTCGACGAGATTCAATCTCTCGAAACAAGCGAACCCCAGGACAGCACCGTTCCCGTCGTGGAGGAGAAATTGCCTGACGCCAGCTCCACGGAACTGCCCATTACGGCCGATGAATGGCTGGATTCTTCACCACCAAGTATGCCGGAGATAAATCCCTCCTTGCCCTGGGAACAACGAGGCGACATCGAGGACTTACTGCTGGACTACAGGGATGTATTCTCCACCACACCTGGCTGTACCTCGACTATCATGCACGATAttgtcctcaccaccaccaacaggatTCAAGCTAGGTTGTACCCTGTCCCTATTCACCTTAGACCTCACTTTGATGAAGAAGTAGATAGCCTTTTGGAACAAGGGATAATTCAattgtcttcctctccccactGTAGTCCTGTTGTAATGGTTCGGAAGTCTGACGGTTCCTACAGGATGGCTATTGATTACCGGAAATTGAACTCCGTTACGGTCTTCCACGCTGAGCCGTCTTGTAATATGGAAGAAGACCTTCACATGTTCGCTGGTGCTAAATACTTCTCGGAAATTGACCTCTGCAAGGCTTATTACCAAATTCCATTGACAGACAGAGCCAAACCCCTAACTGCCTTTCCAACTCATCGTGGTCTCATGGAATTCTGCCGCTTACCCTTCGGACTTGTCACAGCATGTGCTACCTACGTCCGTCTGATGCGTCTTGTCCTCGCCGGGTTACCCaacatttctttctactttgATAATATATTTGTCCACTCTTCAGATTGGCCTCAGCATATCAGCGCCCTCAGAGCTACGCTTGAGAGACTACGCTCCCACAACCTGACTGCCAAGCCTTCCAAGTGCCGCTTCGGTGTTCACTCCATCCACTATCTCGGATTCGTACTAGACGGAGAACAGCTGAGACCTCAGAACAGCAAGATGGAAGCGCTGTGCAGGATAACTCCCCCTCTGTCCAAGAAAGCTCTCCGCAGTTTTCTAGGTATGATTGCCTTTTATAGGATGTTTATTCCCCAGGCTTCAGACTACACCGGACCACTCTCTGACCTCTTGAAGAAAGGAGTCCGCGAACCTCTCGCCTGGGATGAGACTGCGTTGAGCTGCTTCAATCACCTGAAGCAAGTGTTGTCCAGCACACCAGTACTACAAGTTCCAGATTGTGGTTCCCCTTTCATCCTTCGGAGTGACGCTTCAAGTCACGGACTAGGATCTGTTCTGCTGCAATACCATCAGGGGGTGCCTCATCCTGTCGCCTATGCCAGCAGGAAGCTCCTGGACCGGGAAAAGAGGTATTCCACCATAGAACGTGAGTGTCTTgctgttgtgtttggtgtgctCCGCTTTGACTATTATCTCAGAGGTCGTGAATTCATATTAGAAGTGGACCACAAGCCCTTGTTGTACTTGGAAACCTTTAAAGGCAAGAATGATAGGGTGTTGAGATGGGCCTTAAGTCTACAAGCCTACCGGTTCAGAGTCGTCCATATTGCTGGGAAGGACAACGTGGGAGCAGATTTAATGAGCAGACTCCCAGCCTAA